The following are encoded in a window of Vigna unguiculata cultivar IT97K-499-35 chromosome 8, ASM411807v1, whole genome shotgun sequence genomic DNA:
- the LOC114195076 gene encoding exocyst complex component EXO70B1-like codes for MVMLSQILRWLNKPKVLRLVCLASSVVGLLCYALSSSFNHLLGNYWSWWKMLLYVVFSFIICLAVLFAPARSSSTSLRLEAHLAFLVLIVTSVYSFLFDNMVKGKPDAYSLISCAAFAIMSLGLSNLTQFGFQIDLLYFFCGGLTVQLMKIKLWLVIVGGGFSYSLLQLRDYPRDAQGENLQLEVHNQIAIQVDDSGRFSNTSHDMMSQQANADVDSTVDTPPQDEDLRFQDHILTQSNSASQDGSVGYGLIIEQQLMNFIKDLEKENQMLVPMVCSYVEKYLKAVCDSKEVPDPDINLVMDALPSEIMRRLKKTLKVMMDVGFKEELSDVYSKWRRDFLEQCLRALGLQFETPNNEDFEKWLKTCKAAGKILFPNERRLCDYLFSGIHVAADVSFEKVFKELMIGLVSFVDTTITTGSYSPNLLSNIVPKMSKSLGELIREFTSQLLYHKLSFIPYLDDVQQRLAMVNSFRDIIYPDNVPAPVTDGGLHLITKEVMNYILGICTSTNELAGRSHRIRNSSFLVVIGRMMELLVSELEAKSKDYYTDPALGYVFMINNLNYIAQKMHDLKFYDHWFREKVGENCILYLRRSWNKTLDFLKLETNESLEPDVVAKLMKDKLYLFNLHFEETCTIQSTWTISDKRLRKLIIKSIEAFLLPEYGKFSDRFRFVFGNQAYHYIKFGIVDIQSCLSHLFLLDEMTLKDAKSVLARI; via the coding sequence ATGGTCATGCTCAGCCAAATTCTGAGATGGCTGAACAAACCAAAGGTACTGAGACTTGTATGTCTTGCTTCATCCGTTGTTGGACTGCTCTGTTATGCACTCAGTTCCTCTTTCAACCATTTACTGGGAAACTACTGGAGCTGGTGGAAGATGCTTCTTTATGTTGTTTTCAGTTTCATCATTTGTTTAGCTGTATTATTCGCACCGGCAAGGTCGAGCTCCACCTCTCTCCGGTTGGAAGCTCATTTGGCATTTTTGGTTCTAATAGTCACTTCTGTttattcctttttgtttgataaCATGGTGAAGGGTAAACCGGATGCATACAGCCTCATCTCTTGTGCTGCTTTTGCTATCATGTCGCTTGGATTGTCAAATCTTACTCAATTTGGTTTCCAGATCGACCTGCTATATTTCTTCTGTGGAGGTCTAACAGTACAACTGATGAAGATCAAATTGTGGTTAGTCATTGTTGGAGGGGGTTTCAGTTATTCCCTCCTCCAGCTTCGAGACTATCCGCGCGACGCACAAGGGGAGAATCTTCAGCTCGAGGTCCACAATCAAATAGCCATTCAAGTTGATGATTCAGGGAGATTTAGTAATACCAGTCATGATATGATGTCACAACAAGCTAATGCTGATGTTGATAGTACTGTAGACACCCCACCACAAGATGAAGATCTTAGATTCCAAGACCATATACTCACTCAAAGCAATTCAGCTTCACAAGATGGAAGCGTTGGCTATGGTCTTATCATCGAACAACAActaatgaattttataaaagatctcgAGAAGGAGAATCAGATGCTTGTTCCCATGGTCTGTAGTTACGTGGAAAAATACCTTAAAGCCGTGTGTGACTCCAAAGAAGTACCGGACCCTGACATCAACTTGGTGATGGATGCCCTTCCATCGGAAATTATGAGGCGCCTTAAGAAAACCCTCAAGGTGATGATGGATGTAGGTTTTAAGGAGGAATTGAGCGACGTTTACAGCAAATGGCGAAGGGATTTTCTAGAACAATGTCTGCGGGCACTTGGGTTGCAATTTGAAACGCCCAACAATGAGGACTTTGAGAAGTGGTTAAAAACGTGCAAGGCAGCTGGGAAGATACTTTTTCCCAATGAAAGGAGACTCTGCGATTACCTCTTTTCAGGGATACATGTCGCTGCCGATGTTTCCTTCGAGAAGGTTTTCAAGGAACTGATGATTGGTCTTGTGAGTTTTGTCGATACCACCATAACAACTGGCAGTTATTCGCCGAATCTTCTGTCCAACATCGTCCCTAAAATGTCGAAGTCATTGGGCGAGCTGATACGGGAGTTCACCTCACAGTTGTTGTATCACAAATTGTCGTTCATACCTTATCTTGACGACGTTCAGCAAAGATTGGCTATGGTAAACAGCTTCAGGGATATTATTTACCCTGATAATGTGCCGGCACCTGTTACCGACGGAGGGCTTCATCTAATTACTAAGGAAGTAATGAACTACATCCTTGGAATTTGTACAAGTACGAATGAGCTGGCTGGGCGATCTCATCGCATCAGAAATTCTTCATTTTTGGTGGTGATAGGAAGGATGATGGAGTTGTTAGTGAGCGAGTTGGAAGCCAAGTCTAAAGACTACTACACTGACCCCGCATTGGGCTATGTTTTTATGATCAATAATCTCAACTACATAGCACAAAAGATGCATGATTTGAAATTCTACGATCATTGGTTTCGAGAAAAGGTGGGAGAAAACTGCATCCTCTATCTAAGAAGGTCATGGAATAAGACGTTGGACTTTTTGAAACTTGAGACAAATGAGTCACTGGAACCTGATGTGGTAGCGAAGTTAATGAAAGATAAGCTCTATCTGTTCAACCTGCACTTTGAGGAGACATGCACAATTCAATCTACATGGACTATCTCTGATAAACGACTGAggaaactaataataaaatccATAGAAGCTTTTTTATTGCCAGAATATGGAAAATTTTCTGACAGATTTCGATTTGTTTTTGGTAATCAAGCTTATCATTATATTAAGTTTGGAATCGTAGATATTCAAAGTTGTCTTAGCCATTTGTTTCTCTTAGATGAGATGACTCTAAAAGACGCGAAAAGTGTACTTGCAAGAATTTAG
- the LOC114195078 gene encoding uncharacterized protein LOC114195078: MEVLCLWWVNGWMQTLLILKQILRWLKKPKVLKLLCLASSVVGLLCYALSSSFNRLLGSWSWWKMLLYILFSSITCLAVLFTPARSSSCSHRLEVHLAFLVLVTTSVYSFFFDNVVKGKPDAYSLISCAAFATMSLGLSNLTQFEFHIDLLYFFCGGLTVQLMKIKLWLVIVGGGFSYSLLRLRDYPSDTQGENLQLQVQNQVIIQVDDSGRLSNSSHDMMSQQANDVDSTVDTPPQDEDLRFQDHILTQSNSPSQDGSVGYGLIIEQQLMNCIKDLEKENQMLVPMVCSYVEKYLKAVCDSKEVPYGDVNLVMDALPSEVMRRLKETMELMVNAGFMEECSNIYSKWRREFLEQCLRALGLQFETPNNEDVEKWLKTCKAAVNILFPNENRLCNYLFSGIPVAAANVSINKVCKEVIIGLVSFADTIMTTGNLPNLLFNIVPKMSESFVEDKTTL; this comes from the exons ATGGAGGTTCTCTGTTTGTGGTGGGTGAATGGTTGGATGCAAACCTTGCTCATACTCAAGCAAATTCTGAGATGGCTGAAGAAACCAAAGGTACTGAAACTTCTATGTCTTGCTTCATCTGTTGTTGGACTGCTCTGTTATGCACTCAGTTCCTCTTTCAACCGTTTACTGGGAAGCTGGAGCTGGTGGAAGATGCTTCTTTATATTCTTTTCAGTTCAATCACTTGCCTTGCCGTCTTGTTCACACCGGCAAGGTCGAGCTCCTGCTCTCACCGGTTAGAAGTTCATTTGGCATTTTTGGTTCTAGTAACCACTTCTGTTTATTCCTTCTTCTTTGATAACGTAGTGAAGGGTAAACCAGATGCATACAGTCTGATCTCTTGTGCTGCTTTTGCTACCATGTCGCTTGGCTTGTCAAATCTTACTCAATTTGAATTCCACATCGATCTGCTATATTTCTTCTGCGGAGGTCTAACAGTACAACTCATGAAGATCAAATTGTGGTTAGTCATTGTTGGAGGGGGCTTCAGTTATTCCCTCCTTCGTCTTCGTGACTATCCGAGCGACACGCAAGGGGAGAATCTTCAGCTGCAAGTCCAAAACCAGGTAATCATTCAAGTTGATGATTCAGGGAGACTTAGTAATAGCAGTCATGATATGATGTCACAACAAGCTAATGATGTTGATAGTACTGTAGACACCCCACCACAAGATGAAGATCTTAGATTCCAAGACCATATACTCACTCAAAGCAATTCACCTTCACAAGATGGAAGCGTTGGCTATGGTCTTATCATCGAACAACAACTAATGAATTGTATAAAAGATCTCGAGAAGGAGAATCAGATGCTTGTTCCCATGGTCTGTAGTTACGTGGAAAAATACCTTAAAGCCGTGTGTGACTCCAAAGAAGTACCGTATGGTGACGTCAATTTGGTGATGGATGCACTTCCATCTGAAGTTATGAGGCGCCTTAAGGAAACCATGGAGCTGATGGTGAATGCCGGTTTCATGGAGGAATGCAGCAACATTTACAGCAAATGGCGCAGGGAGTTTCTAGAACAGTGTCTGCGAGCACTTGGGTTGCAATTTGAAACGCCCAATAACGAGGACGTTGAGAAGTGGTTGAAAACGTGTAAGGCAGCTGTGAATATACTGTTTCCCAATGAAAATAGACTCTGCAATTACCTCTTTTCGGGTATCCCTGTCGCTGCTGCGAATGTTTCCATTAATAAGGTTTGCAAGGAAGTGATTATTGGTCTAGTGAGTTTTGCCGATACCATCATGACAACTGGGAATTTGCCGAATCTTTTGTTCAACATCGTCCCTAAAATGTCGGAGTCATTTGTCGA gGACAAGACAACATTATAA